Proteins from one Malaya genurostris strain Urasoe2022 chromosome 2, Malgen_1.1, whole genome shotgun sequence genomic window:
- the LOC131429401 gene encoding craniofacial development protein 2-like, whose amino-acid sequence MKLEILGLSEVRWPNFGEHKLLSGQALLYSGIRGEHALRHRGVGFLLSAQANATLFKWEPDNDRIIDARFRTWVRNLIIIQCYAPTDAAQLQNKENFYSKLGAVVNKIPKGDFKIYTGDFNAKIGSDNVDYERVMGRHGLGDMSDNGEPFAEFCGNHDMVIGGSLFSRRPAHKVTWVSRDGHTKNQIDHICTSRKWRRSLLDVRNERSADIASDHNLLIGEIRLRIARVMRQEERLLYDISRCLSGARINARVPVKDAAGQLLTDPTDQLKRWFEHFEQLLQEALV is encoded by the coding sequence ATGAAGCTCGAAATCCTGGGACTAAGTGAAGTCCGTTGGCCAAACTTTGGAGAACACAAGCTACTGTCGGGACAGGCACTACTGTATTCTGGTATACGAGGTGAACATGCTCTCCGTCACCGTGGAGTTGGTTTCCTACTTAGCGCCCAAGCGAATGCGACGCTCTTCAAGTGGGAACCTGACAATGACAGAATAATCGATGCCAGATTTAGAACGTGGGTCCGCAACCTAATCATAATCCAATGTTATGCGCCAACCGATGCTGCCCAGCTACAAAATAAGGAGAATTTTTACAGTAAACTAGGTGCCGTCGTGAATAAAATTCCAAAGGGTGATTTCAAGATCTACACCGGCGACTTCAATGCGAAGATCGGCTCCGACAACGTAGACTATGAGCGTGTCATGGGGCGCCATGGTCTTGGAGATATGAGCGACAACGGTGAGCCGTTTGCAGAGTTTTGTGGCAATCACGACATGGTGATCGGGGGCTCGCTCTTCTCTCGTCGCCCAGCGCATAAAGTCACGTGGGTTTCCCGCGATGGACATactaaaaatcaaatcgaccacatcTGCACCAGCCGGAAATGGAGACGGAGCCTTCTTGACGTCCGGAATGAACGCAGTGCCGACATCGCGTCTGACCACAACCTTCTCATCGGAGAGATTCGCCTACGTATTGCGCGGGTCATGCGACAGGAGGAGAGGCTCCTCTATGATATCTCACGGTGTCTTAGTGGAGCAAGGATTAATGCAAGGGTGCCAGTGAAGGACGCGGCTGGTCAGCTGCTAACCGACCCCACTGACCagttaaaacgttggtttgaacACTTCGAACAACTTCTTCAAGAAGCCTTAgtataa